The Desulfallas thermosapovorans DSM 6562 region TTTTGTTTGTGGGGGGCGTTGCCTTTGGTTTTCTGGTGGTCTTCAAATTGTGTGTTTCCTTTTTGTTGAGTTACGGCGGCCCCCAGCTGGTTCCTATGCTCACCATTGGTAAGTATGTTTCCTTTACGTTGAACTTTTTATTGCCCTTTGGCCTTATTTTTGAAATGCCACTGGCCAGCTTCTTCCTGGCCAGGCTTGGAATTATCAATTATCGTTCCATGGTGAAGGGACGCAAGATTGCTATACTGGTTTCCGTGGTCATTGCGTCAGCGGTGGTATCAAGCCCCGAAATTTTCACCGTGCTCCTATTTGCGGCGCCAATGTACTTATTGTACGAAATAAGCGCCAGCATTGTTAAAGTTGTGGAATGGAGCATGAATTTGAAAAAGTCGGGCCAAAAGTTTAGTATTCTGGCGCCTGTCAAAAGATTAATTGCCAGGGCCAGAGGAATCAGGATCTTTGCCAAGTAGAAATTGCACGGAACTTGAGGAGGAGGTTTAAGCACTTCATGGATGACCGGGTGCAACAGGACAAAAAAATGACCAGGAGGTCTTTCCTGAGGATAATGGGGGGGTTGGGACTGGCAGGTATCACCGCTAGCCTGGCCGGGTGTGGTACCGTTTCTTCCGTGGCTGGCCAGACAGGCGGCGAGGGCTGGTTGCCGCAGCAGTACCAAATACCCGGTTCCTGGCCTGTCCAGGTACGGGGACGGGTGCCCATTGAGCCTGACAACCCTTCTATTACCAGAGATGACCAAAAGTGCGTTTTATGCGGGCAATGTTTAGAAGTTTGTCAAAAAACCCAGACCGTGTTCGGGTATTATGATTTCCCGCTGGTTGACGAAATCGTATGTATTAACTGCGGTCAGTGTGCCCTCTGGTGTCCTACGGCCGCTATTACGGAACGGGACGACACAGAAATTGTGTGGCAGGCGATTAACGACCCCGATAAACATGTGGTTGTACAAACCGCACCGGCTACCCGGGTGGGCTCTGGGTGAGGAATTCGGCCTGGAGCCGGGTACATGGGTGGCGGGACAGCAGGTGGCCGCATTGAAGCGCCTTGGATTTGACGCGGTATTCGACACCAACTTTACCGCGGATTTGACCATTATGGAGGAAGCAACGGAACTGATCAAACGAATTAAAGGGGATATTAAAAAGCCGCTGCCGCAGTTCACATCCTGCAGCCCCGGTTGGGTTAAGTTTTGCGAATATTTTTACCCCGACCTGCTGCCCCATATGAGTACTTGCAAGTCACCCCAGCAAATGCTGGGTGCGCTGATTAAAACGTATTATGCCAAAACCAAAAATATTGATCCGGAAAAGATTTTTTCCGTTTCCATTATGCCCTGCACAGCCAAGAAGTTTGAAGCGGCCAGGCCGGAGATGAGTGATAGCGGTCATTACTGGCATAAACAGAATATGCAGGATGTGGATGCGGTACTCACCACCAGGGAACTAGCCCGGATGCTTAAAAAAGAAAACATTGATCTGACCAAGCTGCCCGAGCAAAATTACGACCCGCTTTTGGGTAAAAGTACCGGTGGGGCAATTATTTTCGGGGCCACCGGTGGAGTGATGGAGGCTGCGGTGCGTACCGCCTACTATTTCATTACCGAAAAGGAACCTCCCGCTGGTTTGTTGAATTTGACGCCGGTTCGTGGTCTTGAGGGTGTTAAAGAAGCGGCGGTGGAAGTACCCGGAGTGGGCACGGTAAAGGTGGCGGTTTGCCATGGTATGAAGAACGGCCGTCAGGTCCTTGAAGCAGTGCGCAAAGGTAATTCCCCCTGGCATTTTGTGGAGTTCATGTCCTGCCCGGGCGGGTGTGTCAGCGGCGGGGGACAGCCCAGGTCGGCGGTACCGCCTTCAGACGAAGTGCGTATGAAGAGAATCGAGAGTTTATATAAGGCCGATAGCAGCATGGTCTGGCGGGAAAGTCATGAAAATTCGGAAGTACTGACGCTGTACCAGAATTTTTTACAGCATCCCATGAGCGAATTGGCTGAAGAGTTGTTGCACACCGGCTATGAGGACCGGAGTATCAGCTTCAAGCAACCGAAGGCTGCCGCTGGATCGGCGGGCATTATTTAAGGGGAGGTGAGCAAAAATGTCCAAGGGTGTACTGGTTGATATAACACGTTGTGTAGGCTGCGGAAGCTGTGCGGTGGCCTGTAAAATGTGGAACTCTCTGCAGTATAACAACGGTGTTGATACTGTGGGTGAAAACGCTGAACTGGCGGCTGAAGAATGGACCGTGGTTAAAAAAGCGGTGGTTAAAAAGGAGCAAAAAACAGCCTGGCGCTTTGTAAAACAACAGTGCCTGCATTGCCTGGAACCGGCCTGCGCTTCGGCCTGCTTTTCCAGGGCCATTCAAAAAACCAAGGAAGGCCCGGTGGTTTATGTCGAAGAACTCTGCGTTGGTTGCCGGTATTGCATGCTGGCCTGTCCCTACAACATACCCAAATACGAGTGGGACAAAACTTTCCCCAGGGTAAGGAAATGCCAGATGTGCGCCAGCCGCGTAAGCAATGGAGAAGCACCTGCCTGT contains the following coding sequences:
- the tatC gene encoding twin-arginine translocase subunit TatC, whose protein sequence is MANQKEMTVVQHLEELRKVLIISIISTVVAAAVCWFFSERFLAILLQPVTGAGHEIIYIGVTEAVMTKIKLAFFLGFLAALPITLWQFWGFVIPALRKIERVYFTLFILISFLLFVGGVAFGFLVVFKLCVSFLLSYGGPQLVPMLTIGKYVSFTLNFLLPFGLIFEMPLASFFLARLGIINYRSMVKGRKIAILVSVVIASAVVSSPEIFTVLLFAAPMYLLYEISASIVKVVEWSMNLKKSGQKFSILAPVKRLIARARGIRIFAK
- a CDS encoding 4Fe-4S dicluster domain-containing protein yields the protein MSKGVLVDITRCVGCGSCAVACKMWNSLQYNNGVDTVGENAELAAEEWTVVKKAVVKKEQKTAWRFVKQQCLHCLEPACASACFSRAIQKTKEGPVVYVEELCVGCRYCMLACPYNIPKYEWDKTFPRVRKCQMCASRVSNGEAPACVGVCPSGALTFGDRAELLQLARERISSGGYINHIYGEDEAGGTNWLYIADVPFEELGFRTGITTKPLPEYSESILRLTPAVGLGWGAVLTGLYVYNRRRNEVAREEKISSVKKGKKK